In Asterias rubens chromosome 17, eAstRub1.3, whole genome shotgun sequence, a genomic segment contains:
- the LOC117301687 gene encoding adhesion G protein-coupled receptor E1-like, translated as MTYLSCGGGETRLEYCLHMHNYKPCTHSQDVSVYCRQGTTDIRLFGGTSSSGTVEVLYGGVWSTVCGNNWDINDAHAACRQLHFERAESIFSNGTFRGSEPGAYELSNFRCGGSEKRLLDCPTTTSTVCQHSHDAGVKCEIDKPPNFNCSELQVCSQTGRKLICACVEDEEHELTNMTGSTEGPCRNDDPTNPTKIHLCRNRTGDFSCGCVEGFQLTIENIFCQSETTHDCNTMQSCRNTKGGYDCPCIEGYTRNNETGECDDIDECSTDYMNCPEAQICNTFNKTIFCECLEGNATDCDLDNCTNICAGVEVCTNDACSCHQGYFLNTENMPCEGGGCGEMIHECTDMETCNNTIGGYECPCMNGFLRGQGVNATCDDIDECMEETDGCDHLCMNTVGGYSCACVAGFTLLEDRHTCVMPMSLQEAYMAVKEGGTTKRSSIGGWFFPLGMIVACALVAAVVIGRKKSERFRDGTDRMMSAADCSSGRHGSQFSPVKPRSNTADGMGDTPV; from the exons ATGACTTACTTGAGTTGCGGTGGGGGTGAGACCAGGTTGGAGTACTGCTTACACATGCATAACTATAAACCATGCACCCACAGCCAAGATGTGTCAGTTTACTGCAGACAGG GAACTACGGATATTCGACTTTTTGGAGGAACGTCATCATCGGGGACTGTGGAAGTTCTTTACGGTGGCGTATGGAGCACCGTGTGTGGGAATAACTGGGACATCAACGACGCTCACGCAGCTTGCAGGCAACTCCACTTTGAAAGGGCAGAAAGCATATTCTCCAATGGTACGTTTAGAGGTTCAGAACCCGGAGCTTATGAATTGAGCAATTTCAGGTGTGGAGGCAGTGAGAAAAGATTACTGGATTGTCCTACCACGACGAGCACCGTCTGTCAGCATAGCCACGATGCTGGAGTCAAATGTGAAATCG acaaacCACCCAACTTCAATTGTAGTGAGCTTCAGGTGTGCAGCCAGACAGGCCGAAAACTGATCTGTGCCTGCGTGGAAGATGAAGAACATGAACTGACCAATATGACCGGCTCTACAGAAG GACCTTGTAGAAACGACGACCCTACGAATCCGACTAAGATCCATCTCTGTCGAAACCGTACCGGAGACTTTAGCTGTGGGTGCGTGGAAGGGTTTCAGCTAACTATCGAAAACATCTTCTGTCAAA GTGAAACCACGCATGACTGTAATACTATGCAGTCATGTAGGAACACTAAGGGTGGATATGACTGCCCCTGTATAGAGGGATACACGAGAAATAACGAGACTGGAGAATGTGATG ATATTGACGAGTGTTCAACCGACTATATGAACTGCCCGGAAGCCCAAATTTGTAACACCTTCAACAAAACTATCTTCTGTGAATGTCTGGAGGGTAACGCAACTGACTGTGATCTGG ACAACTGTACCAATATCTGTGCTGGAGTGGAGGTGTGCACCAATGACGCCTGTTCCTGTCACCAAGGATATTTCCTCAACACCGAAAACATGCCTTGCGAAG GCGGTGGCTGTGGTGAGATGATCCATGAGTGCACTGACATGGAGACTTGTAACAACACGATTGGAGGCTACGAGTGCCCATGCATGAATGGCTTCCTCAGAGGTCAAGGGGTCAACGCAACATGTGACG ATATTGATGAATGCATGGAGGAAACCGATGGTTGCGATCATCTCTGTATGAACACTGTAGGTGGATATTCTTGCGCCTGTGTGGCGGGTTTTACGTTACTAGAGGACCGTCATACTTGCGTCATGCCAATGTCCCTACAAG AAGCATACATGGCAGTCAAAGAAGGTGGCACTACCAAAAGG AGTTCAATTGGTGGATGGTTCTTCCCACTTGGTATGATCGTGGCGTGTGCTCTCGTTGCTGCTGTAG TGATTGGTAGAAAAAAGTCTGAGAGGTTCCGTGATGGCACAGACAGAATGATGTCGG CCGCGGATTGTAGTTCCGGCCGCCACGGCAGTCAGTTCTCCCCCGTAAAACCACGCTCTAACACGGCAGACGGCATGGGAGACACGCCCGTCTAA